The proteins below come from a single Hyphomicrobium denitrificans ATCC 51888 genomic window:
- a CDS encoding 5-(carboxyamino)imidazole ribonucleotide synthase — protein MTALPPGSTIGILGGGQLGRMLAMAAARLGFRSHIYAPEADSPAFEVATAHTIAAYEDEAQLAAFAKAIDVATYEFENIPVATVEFLSRQIPVRPGAKALACAQDRLNEKSLARELGAVTAEFATIDSLADLEKALDGGFAIPSVLKTRRFGYDGKGQAKILARKDAAAAWAAMRDAPSILESFVDFRAEVSIVAARAADGTFAAFDVTENEHRNHILHRSVAPARLAPDVADEAIVTTRKIAERLDYVGVFAIEFFVVSDNDRDRLFVNEMAPRVHNSGHWTIDGALTSQFEQHIRAVAGWPLGATDLKAAGAEMINLIGDDILAWSEIAATPGSFFHHYGKRDVRPGRKMGHVNRLLTAAPG, from the coding sequence ATGACTGCACTTCCTCCCGGCTCGACGATCGGAATCCTCGGCGGCGGACAACTCGGCCGCATGCTGGCGATGGCCGCGGCGCGGCTCGGATTCAGATCGCACATCTACGCGCCGGAAGCCGACAGCCCAGCGTTCGAGGTCGCGACGGCGCATACGATCGCCGCCTACGAAGATGAAGCCCAACTCGCGGCATTCGCGAAGGCTATCGACGTCGCGACGTATGAGTTCGAAAACATCCCTGTTGCAACAGTCGAGTTCCTGTCGCGGCAGATCCCTGTTCGGCCGGGCGCGAAAGCTTTGGCGTGTGCGCAGGACCGGCTCAACGAAAAGTCGCTGGCACGCGAGCTTGGCGCGGTAACGGCGGAATTCGCAACGATCGACAGCCTCGCCGATCTTGAAAAAGCACTCGACGGCGGGTTCGCCATTCCGTCCGTTTTGAAGACGCGCCGCTTCGGCTACGACGGCAAGGGGCAGGCAAAAATCCTCGCGCGCAAAGATGCGGCCGCAGCGTGGGCCGCGATGCGCGATGCGCCGTCGATCCTCGAGTCGTTCGTCGACTTTCGCGCGGAAGTTTCGATTGTCGCGGCGCGCGCAGCCGACGGAACGTTCGCGGCTTTCGACGTCACCGAGAACGAGCATCGCAATCACATCCTGCATCGCTCGGTCGCTCCGGCGCGGCTTGCGCCGGATGTCGCCGATGAGGCGATCGTGACGACGCGGAAGATTGCGGAGCGGCTCGATTACGTCGGCGTGTTCGCGATCGAATTCTTCGTCGTTTCCGACAACGATCGCGACCGTCTGTTCGTGAACGAGATGGCACCGCGCGTGCACAATTCCGGACACTGGACGATCGACGGGGCGCTAACCTCGCAGTTCGAACAGCATATCCGCGCCGTCGCCGGCTGGCCGCTGGGAGCGACCGATCTCAAGGCAGCTGGCGCCGAGATGATCAACCTGATCGGCGATGACATTCTGGCGTGGTCGGAGATTGCGGCCACGCCCGGCTCGTTCTTTCATCATTACGGAAAGAGGGACGTCCGCCCGGGCCGCAAGATGGGGCACGTCAACAGGCTCCTGACCGCCGCTCCGGGCTGA
- a CDS encoding ligase-associated DNA damage response exonuclease: protein MSSTFPPVDSWLYPSEAGLFCEPGGFYIDPHRSVDRAIITHGHSDHARSGHGAVLATHETIEIMKVRYGENCAGAFQPLKLGEMITINGVGVRLAPAGHILGSAQVVLEWAGKRAVISGDYKRATDPTCTPFELVPCDVFVTEATFALPVFRHEKAAHEVEKLLGSMAAEPDRPHLIGAYNLGKCQRMIRVIRDAGYSEPIYLHGAVIALTELYKRLGVDLGDVRPATTEDAKSLSGGIVMCPPSALGDRWSRRFGDPVNAFASGWMRVRGRARQHGVELPLVVSDHVDWPELIATVTDVGAEEIWVTHGREDALVHYLATRGIKARALALVGREEEAE from the coding sequence ATGAGTTCGACATTTCCTCCGGTTGATAGCTGGCTCTATCCGAGCGAGGCCGGTCTCTTTTGCGAGCCCGGAGGTTTTTATATCGACCCGCACCGGTCGGTGGATCGCGCGATCATCACGCACGGTCACAGCGACCATGCGCGCTCCGGCCACGGCGCAGTGCTCGCGACGCACGAAACGATCGAAATCATGAAAGTGCGCTATGGCGAAAATTGCGCCGGCGCATTCCAGCCGCTCAAGCTCGGTGAGATGATCACGATCAATGGCGTCGGCGTGCGTCTTGCGCCGGCGGGGCACATTCTGGGATCCGCGCAGGTCGTCCTCGAGTGGGCCGGAAAGCGCGCGGTCATCTCGGGCGACTACAAACGCGCGACCGATCCGACGTGCACCCCCTTTGAGCTCGTGCCGTGCGATGTCTTCGTGACCGAGGCGACGTTCGCGCTACCCGTGTTCCGCCACGAGAAAGCTGCGCACGAGGTCGAAAAGCTCTTAGGCTCGATGGCGGCGGAGCCGGATCGCCCGCATCTCATCGGCGCGTACAATCTCGGCAAATGCCAGCGCATGATCCGCGTCATCCGTGACGCCGGATATTCCGAGCCGATCTATCTGCACGGCGCCGTCATCGCGTTGACCGAGCTGTACAAGCGACTAGGTGTCGATCTCGGAGACGTGCGGCCCGCCACGACGGAAGATGCGAAATCGCTCAGCGGCGGCATCGTGATGTGTCCGCCGTCGGCGCTCGGCGATCGCTGGTCGCGGCGTTTCGGCGATCCGGTCAACGCGTTTGCGAGCGGCTGGATGCGCGTTCGCGGGCGAGCGCGCCAGCACGGCGTCGAGCTGCCTCTCGTCGTTTCCGATCACGTCGATTGGCCGGAGCTGATCGCGACTGTGACGGACGTCGGCGCGGAAGAAATCTGGGTGACGCACGGCCGCGAAGATGCGCTCGTCCACTATCTCGCGACGCGAGGCATCAAGGCCCGCGCGCTGGCGCTGGTCGGGCGCGAGGAGGAGGCCGAATAG
- a CDS encoding YiiX/YebB-like N1pC/P60 family cysteine hydrolase, translating into MLAPVASSSFENDLERIEILAASPVTSSALLERNLNCIYEQAAAARFDDYDVVSIARVAPAVMYRIFDLRVGLREKLAHYEMLGLMTPAAVQGFRDVFRVLRYVSDMLGEIASMEPNTSDPGYLLRGFTGEENNTLINYAFYRDGRSVAFQSGDVILVRGRAHNSAAIARIGDVDSQFSHIGIVHIDEQGSHWMVESLIEDGAIINALGKSLDHHIVRAVLYRNRDADFAARAAKSIFDYVAASRVRGGKRILYDFSMRTDETRNLFCSKLVRLAFSQASEGSVILPKYPTHIGRKNRDFLDRVGVATDMTFAPADIDMESSFDLVAEWQDYRETANIRLQDFTMDKIFEWMERYNYRFEETSAIKLVALLGRFSSHFSEGAKQTLSSVFPRVPSNMPRKTVAVVAMLHKTAEPIYLELQRQNQQQVIETGVPMHGLDIFAALEAIRERCGNRIGYLVR; encoded by the coding sequence GTGTTGGCTCCCGTGGCGTCGTCGTCATTTGAAAATGATCTTGAGCGAATCGAGATCCTCGCTGCTTCGCCTGTCACCAGTTCGGCGCTCCTCGAACGCAACCTGAACTGCATCTACGAACAGGCCGCCGCCGCCCGCTTCGACGACTATGACGTCGTAAGCATCGCCAGAGTCGCGCCCGCGGTCATGTACCGGATCTTCGACCTGCGCGTCGGCCTGCGCGAGAAACTGGCGCATTACGAAATGCTGGGCCTGATGACGCCCGCCGCCGTCCAGGGCTTTCGCGACGTCTTCCGCGTGCTGCGCTATGTGTCGGACATGCTCGGCGAAATCGCGAGCATGGAGCCGAATACCAGCGATCCGGGCTATCTGCTGCGCGGCTTCACGGGCGAAGAAAACAACACCCTGATCAACTACGCATTCTATCGCGACGGCAGGTCGGTGGCGTTCCAGTCGGGCGACGTCATTCTCGTTCGCGGGCGCGCGCACAACAGCGCCGCCATCGCACGCATCGGCGACGTCGACAGCCAGTTCAGCCATATCGGCATCGTTCACATCGACGAGCAGGGCAGCCACTGGATGGTGGAAAGCCTGATCGAGGACGGCGCGATCATCAACGCGCTCGGCAAGTCGCTCGACCACCACATCGTGCGCGCCGTGCTTTACCGCAATCGCGACGCCGACTTCGCGGCGCGCGCGGCAAAATCGATTTTCGATTACGTCGCGGCCTCGCGCGTCAGAGGTGGCAAGCGCATCCTGTACGACTTCTCGATGCGCACGGACGAGACACGCAATCTCTTCTGCTCGAAGCTGGTGCGGCTGGCGTTTTCGCAGGCGAGCGAAGGCAGCGTTATTCTACCGAAGTATCCGACGCACATCGGCCGCAAGAACCGCGATTTTCTCGATCGCGTCGGCGTTGCAACCGATATGACCTTCGCGCCCGCCGACATCGACATGGAATCGAGCTTCGACCTCGTCGCCGAATGGCAGGACTATCGTGAGACAGCCAACATCAGGCTGCAGGATTTCACGATGGACAAGATTTTCGAGTGGATGGAGCGCTACAACTATCGCTTCGAAGAAACCTCCGCGATCAAGCTTGTGGCGTTGCTCGGGCGCTTTTCCTCGCATTTCTCCGAAGGCGCGAAGCAGACGCTATCGTCGGTGTTCCCGCGCGTCCCCTCGAACATGCCGCGGAAAACCGTCGCCGTCGTCGCGATGCTTCACAAAACCGCCGAACCGATCTATCTCGAACTGCAACGTCAAAATCAGCAACAGGTCATCGAAACCGGCGTACCGATGCATGGTCTCGATATATTTGCGGCACTGGAAGCCATTCGCGAGCGTTGCGGAAACCGCATCGGATATTTGGTGCGCTAG
- a CDS encoding cisplatin damage response ATP-dependent DNA ligase: protein MRAFARLLDCLVYTQSRNRKTALLARYFRSTPDPDRGWALAALTDGIPIRLPLRRMVGDLTGRFIDPILYQLSRDYVGDTAETVALLWPDEPVDLMRVETTSSDPSPQGVEREEESAVPSTTRGRARREKLDDKSRQLSLDFTPTPDPSPRGGGENETAPLARKEHKQERRAIAVNVDDRRSQDDTRSASQPRSEITDRARSDVGHNSGEPAYLSLGNIIGEMANGTAAERTVRLGQFLNALDASGRWALLKLLGGAPRVGVSARLARTALAEAYGRDVSEIEEIWHALEPPYLDLFAWLDGKAERPDPGSKPVFRPVMLAHPVEEEDWPKLAPEDFIAEWKWDGIRVQISARGGDVRMFSRQGDDISGTFPEIRSAFEGHDCVVDGELLIMRDGEIAPFNDLQQRLNRKVVTAKMMTAFPPHVRLYDLLFDGPEDLRALPFSERRARLETWHAREHPRLTDVSPLVGFTTFDDLNVLWSSSRAEGIEGLMLKRRDSAYQAGRIKGQWWKWKRAALTLDCVLMYAQRGSGKRSSYYSDYTFGVWQEDTGGERQLVPVGKAYSGFTDEELLLLDRWIRNNTVETFGPVRAVAPGIVFEVAFDAVHVSTRHKSGVAMRFPRIHRIRWDKPAAEADTLETVLRLVSGGAEVTAEGSADIEER, encoded by the coding sequence ATGCGCGCTTTCGCCCGCCTGCTCGACTGTCTCGTCTATACGCAAAGCCGCAATCGCAAGACGGCGCTGCTCGCGCGTTATTTCCGGTCGACGCCTGATCCGGATCGCGGCTGGGCCTTGGCGGCGCTGACGGACGGAATTCCGATCCGATTGCCGCTGCGGCGCATGGTGGGCGATCTCACCGGTCGTTTCATCGATCCCATTCTGTATCAGCTCTCACGGGATTACGTCGGCGACACGGCGGAGACCGTCGCGCTGCTCTGGCCGGACGAGCCGGTGGATTTGATGCGCGTTGAAACTACCTCCTCCGATCCTTCACCGCAGGGAGTGGAACGAGAGGAGGAATCCGCTGTCCCCTCGACGACGAGGGGGCGGGCGCGGCGTGAAAAGCTCGACGATAAATCGCGGCAACTGTCTCTGGATTTCACCCCCACCCCTGACCCCTCCCCGCGAGGGGGAGGGGAAAATGAGACAGCGCCTTTAGCGCGCAAAGAACATAAGCAGGAGCGTCGCGCGATCGCTGTGAACGTGGATGATCGCCGATCGCAAGACGACACCCGTTCAGCTTCTCAACCCCGCTCGGAGATCACAGATCGGGCGCGGAGCGACGTCGGGCACAATTCGGGAGAGCCGGCGTATCTTTCGCTTGGAAACATCATCGGCGAAATGGCGAACGGGACGGCGGCCGAACGCACCGTGCGTCTCGGGCAGTTCCTGAATGCACTCGATGCCTCTGGGCGATGGGCGCTTCTGAAGTTGCTCGGCGGCGCTCCGCGTGTCGGCGTTTCGGCGCGTCTCGCACGCACGGCGCTGGCGGAAGCCTACGGACGCGACGTTTCCGAGATCGAGGAAATCTGGCACGCGCTGGAGCCGCCGTATCTCGATCTCTTCGCGTGGCTCGACGGCAAAGCCGAGCGTCCCGATCCCGGTTCGAAGCCGGTGTTTCGTCCCGTCATGCTCGCGCATCCGGTCGAGGAAGAGGATTGGCCGAAGCTCGCGCCGGAAGATTTCATCGCGGAATGGAAATGGGACGGCATCCGCGTGCAGATTTCGGCGCGCGGCGGCGACGTGCGCATGTTCTCGCGCCAGGGCGACGACATCTCGGGGACTTTTCCGGAAATTCGCAGCGCCTTCGAAGGGCACGATTGCGTCGTGGACGGAGAATTGCTGATCATGCGCGATGGCGAGATCGCGCCGTTCAACGACTTGCAGCAGCGTCTCAACCGCAAAGTCGTGACGGCGAAAATGATGACGGCCTTCCCGCCGCACGTCAGGCTGTACGATCTGCTGTTCGATGGGCCGGAGGATTTACGCGCGCTGCCGTTCAGCGAGCGCCGGGCGCGGCTCGAGACGTGGCATGCGCGAGAGCATCCGCGATTGACCGACGTGTCGCCGCTCGTCGGCTTCACCACGTTCGACGATCTCAACGTGCTTTGGTCGTCGTCGCGCGCCGAGGGCATCGAAGGCCTGATGCTGAAGCGTCGCGACAGCGCGTATCAAGCGGGCCGGATCAAGGGCCAATGGTGGAAATGGAAGCGCGCCGCGCTGACGCTCGATTGCGTGCTGATGTACGCGCAGCGGGGCTCCGGCAAGCGGTCGTCGTACTATTCCGACTACACGTTCGGCGTCTGGCAGGAGGATACCGGCGGAGAGCGTCAGCTCGTGCCCGTCGGCAAGGCGTATTCCGGCTTCACCGACGAAGAGCTGCTGCTTCTCGACCGTTGGATCAGAAACAACACCGTCGAGACTTTTGGGCCGGTTCGCGCCGTCGCGCCGGGTATCGTGTTCGAGGTGGCGTTCGATGCGGTGCATGTGTCGACGCGGCACAAGTCGGGTGTGGCGATGCGCTTTCCGCGTATTCATCGCATCCGCTGGGATAAGCCCGCGGCGGAAGCCGACACGCTGGAGACGGTTCTTCGCCTCGTGAGTGGCGGTGCCGAGGTTACCGCTGAAGGCTCAGCTGACATCGAGGAACGCTGA
- a CDS encoding DUF465 domain-containing protein gives MERRDERELREELVNLRAEHRKLDCEIVSLEDNPLADQLLVKRLKKKKLVLKDRITQIEDKLLPDIIA, from the coding sequence ATGGAGCGGCGCGACGAACGCGAGCTCAGGGAAGAGTTGGTGAACTTGCGGGCCGAGCACAGAAAGCTCGACTGCGAGATCGTGTCACTTGAAGACAACCCTCTGGCCGACCAACTTCTTGTCAAACGGCTGAAGAAAAAGAAGCTCGTCTTGAAGGATCGCATTACACAGATCGAAGACAAGCTGCTTCCCGACATCATTGCCTAA
- a CDS encoding NAD(P)(+) transhydrogenase (Re/Si-specific) subunit beta, with protein sequence MSANVAALSYLAAGVLFILALRGLSSPATSRQGNLFGIIGMTLAILTTLGLAAPTATSWILIVLGLGIGGFIGAKTAREIPMTMMPELIAAFHSLVGLAAVFVAASALYAPSAFGILVDPANPALGIKGGSLFEMALGVAIGAITFTGSVIAFAKLSGRMSGKPILLPARHLINAALGLILIFVIYSFIQSGGSAFLFWLIVLLSLLVGILIIIPIGGADMPVVISMLNSYSGWAAAGIGFTLGNIALIITGALVGSSGAILSYIMCKGMNRQFLSVIAGGFGGETAAAAGGGEQKPVKLGSAEDAAYVLGNAGKVIIVPGYGMAVAQAQHALREMADALKKKGVEVKYAIHPVAGRMPGHMNVLLAEANVPYDEVFELEDINSEFSQADAVYVIGANDVVNPAAEEDKTSPIYGMPVLQVWKAGTVFFNKRSLASGYAGIDNPVFYRDNTVMVLGDAKKMTEEIVKALAH encoded by the coding sequence ATGAGCGCCAACGTCGCCGCATTATCCTACCTCGCCGCGGGCGTGCTCTTCATTCTGGCGCTGAGAGGCTTGTCGAGCCCGGCGACATCGCGACAGGGCAACCTGTTCGGCATCATCGGCATGACGCTCGCTATCCTGACGACGCTCGGTCTCGCGGCGCCGACGGCGACATCCTGGATCTTGATCGTTCTCGGCCTCGGCATCGGCGGCTTCATCGGCGCCAAGACGGCGCGCGAAATCCCGATGACGATGATGCCCGAGCTGATCGCGGCCTTCCATTCGCTCGTCGGTCTTGCCGCCGTGTTCGTTGCGGCCAGCGCCCTCTACGCGCCGTCGGCGTTCGGTATTTTGGTCGATCCGGCCAATCCCGCGCTCGGCATCAAGGGCGGTAGCCTGTTCGAAATGGCGCTCGGTGTCGCCATCGGCGCCATCACGTTCACGGGCTCGGTTATCGCGTTCGCCAAGCTGTCTGGACGTATGTCCGGCAAGCCGATCCTTCTCCCCGCGCGTCATCTCATCAATGCGGCGCTGGGCCTGATCCTGATCTTCGTGATCTACAGCTTCATCCAGTCCGGCGGATCGGCGTTCCTGTTCTGGCTGATCGTGCTGCTCTCCTTGCTGGTCGGCATCCTGATCATCATCCCGATCGGCGGCGCCGACATGCCGGTCGTCATCTCGATGCTGAACTCCTATTCGGGCTGGGCCGCCGCCGGCATCGGCTTCACGCTCGGCAACATCGCGCTCATCATCACCGGCGCGCTCGTCGGCTCGTCCGGCGCCATCCTGTCCTACATCATGTGTAAGGGCATGAACCGCCAGTTCCTGTCGGTGATCGCCGGTGGCTTCGGCGGCGAGACGGCAGCGGCCGCAGGTGGCGGCGAGCAGAAACCCGTCAAGCTCGGATCGGCCGAAGACGCCGCCTACGTGCTCGGCAACGCCGGCAAGGTCATCATCGTCCCGGGCTACGGCATGGCGGTCGCTCAGGCCCAGCACGCCCTTCGCGAAATGGCCGATGCCCTGAAGAAGAAGGGTGTCGAGGTCAAATACGCCATCCACCCGGTCGCGGGACGTATGCCGGGCCACATGAACGTGCTGCTGGCGGAAGCCAACGTCCCCTACGATGAGGTCTTCGAGCTAGAAGACATCAACAGCGAGTTCTCCCAGGCCGACGCCGTCTACGTCATCGGCGCCAACGACGTGGTCAACCCAGCGGCGGAAGAGGACAAGACCTCTCCGATCTACGGAATGCCCGTCCTGCAGGTCTGGAAAGCCGGGACCGTGTTCTTCAACAAGCGCTCGCTGGCGTCCGGCTATGCGGGTATCGACAACCCGGTCTTCTACCGCGACAATACCGTCATGGTCCTTGGCGACGCCAAGAAAATGACGGAAGAGATTGTTAAAGCGCTCGCCCATTAG
- a CDS encoding proton-translocating transhydrogenase family protein — protein MPKGPSLQALHPTPKGRAFLPALIAALLLPTAAFASEGGGLVSPAVYEFMVFVIAIFVGYYVVWSVTPALHTPLMSVTNAISSVIVVGALLAVGVSLTAADSVVAKIFGFLALMMASVNIFGGFLVTNRMLSMYKKKDAPKK, from the coding sequence GACCATCTCTCCAGGCGCTTCACCCAACCCCCAAAGGGCGCGCTTTTCTTCCCGCGCTGATCGCGGCGCTGTTGCTGCCGACCGCGGCCTTCGCATCGGAGGGCGGCGGTCTCGTCAGCCCCGCGGTCTATGAATTCATGGTCTTCGTGATCGCGATCTTCGTCGGCTACTACGTGGTCTGGTCGGTGACCCCCGCGCTGCACACGCCGTTGATGAGCGTCACCAACGCGATTTCTTCCGTCATCGTCGTCGGTGCCTTGCTGGCTGTCGGCGTCTCGCTGACGGCCGCCGACAGCGTGGTAGCCAAGATTTTCGGTTTCCTCGCACTGATGATGGCGTCCGTGAACATCTTCGGCGGCTTCCTCGTCACCAATCGCATGCTCTCCATGTACAAGAAGAAAGACGCCCCGAAGAAATGA
- a CDS encoding YdcH family protein — protein sequence MAITAHLAELAEKHRVLEERIDQVVAGPGSDDIEIRRLKQEKLRLKDEIERLRRETRH from the coding sequence ATGGCGATTACGGCTCATCTTGCAGAACTCGCGGAAAAGCACCGGGTCCTTGAAGAGCGGATCGATCAGGTGGTCGCGGGTCCAGGTTCGGACGACATCGAGATCCGCCGACTGAAACAAGAGAAGTTGAGACTAAAAGACGAGATCGAACGGCTGAGACGCGAAACGCGACACTAG
- a CDS encoding ArsR/SmtB family transcription factor — MASDRLSETFSALADPTRRAILARLTHGETSVSELAEPFDMSLPAISKHLKVLERAGLIARGRSAQWRPCRLEASALKDANEWMGQYRKFWEQEFERLDAGSREPQATEKKRGPTKSK; from the coding sequence ATGGCCTCCGATCGCCTCAGCGAAACGTTCTCCGCTCTCGCGGACCCGACCCGGCGCGCAATCCTTGCGCGACTGACCCACGGCGAAACGTCGGTATCGGAATTGGCCGAACCTTTCGACATGAGCCTCCCCGCCATCTCGAAGCATCTGAAAGTTCTCGAACGCGCGGGTCTCATCGCGCGCGGGCGCTCGGCGCAATGGCGGCCATGCCGTCTCGAAGCGTCCGCGCTGAAGGATGCCAACGAGTGGATGGGACAATACCGGAAATTCTGGGAGCAAGAATTCGAGCGGCTCGATGCGGGTTCGCGCGAGCCGCAGGCAACGGAGAAAAAGCGTGGTCCAACTAAAAGCAAGTGA
- the purE gene encoding 5-(carboxyamino)imidazole ribonucleotide mutase — MTKAKPLVGIIMGSQSDWPTMKHAADVLGDLGVAYETKIVSAHRTPERLYSFAKGAKAAGLKVIIAGAGGAAHLPGMTASMTTLPVLGVPVESKALKGQDSLYSIVQMPAGVPVGTLAIGDAGAKNAGLLAAQILALADEALAGRLEDWRRRHTSEVAETPAQG; from the coding sequence ATGACCAAAGCCAAGCCGTTAGTCGGAATCATCATGGGCAGCCAGTCGGACTGGCCGACGATGAAACACGCCGCCGACGTGCTGGGCGATCTCGGCGTTGCCTATGAGACGAAGATCGTGTCGGCGCATCGGACGCCCGAGCGGCTCTATTCGTTCGCTAAGGGCGCGAAGGCGGCGGGTCTCAAAGTGATCATCGCGGGTGCGGGCGGCGCGGCGCATCTGCCCGGCATGACCGCTTCAATGACGACGCTTCCGGTGCTCGGCGTTCCGGTCGAGAGCAAGGCGCTCAAAGGCCAGGACAGCCTCTATTCGATCGTTCAAATGCCGGCCGGCGTGCCCGTCGGAACGCTCGCGATCGGTGACGCCGGCGCGAAAAACGCCGGACTGCTCGCGGCGCAGATTCTGGCGTTGGCCGACGAAGCGCTGGCGGGGCGGCTTGAAGACTGGCGGCGGCGGCATACCTCGGAAGTTGCCGAGACGCCGGCGCAAGGATGA
- the rpsU gene encoding 30S ribosomal protein S21: MQVLVRDNNVDQALKALKKKLQREGVFREMKLRGHFEKPSEKRAREKAEAVRRARKLARKKLQREGLLPSKPATARGGPGGKGGPGAGRGPGAGGAGGGFRGGQSGGGFNSGSGGGFNSGSGSSSGGSSF, encoded by the coding sequence TTGCAGGTTCTCGTTCGCGATAACAATGTTGATCAGGCTCTGAAGGCGCTCAAGAAAAAGCTGCAGCGCGAGGGCGTCTTCCGTGAAATGAAGCTTCGCGGACATTTCGAGAAACCTTCCGAGAAGAGAGCGCGCGAAAAGGCGGAAGCCGTGCGCCGCGCCCGCAAGCTGGCTCGCAAGAAACTGCAGCGCGAAGGTCTTCTGCCGAGCAAGCCCGCAACGGCTCGCGGTGGTCCGGGCGGCAAGGGCGGTCCGGGTGCCGGTCGTGGTCCGGGTGCCGGTGGCGCGGGCGGCGGTTTCCGCGGCGGCCAGTCGGGCGGCGGATTTAACAGCGGCAGCGGCGGCGGTTTCAATAGCGGTAGCGGAAGCAGCAGCGGCGGCAGCAGCTTCTAA
- a CDS encoding alpha/beta hydrolase — MLKTIIIIGVGLYAVASAVMYYAQRRFIYFPEPSRTLPQAAGLPDVAERILTTPDGEKLIAWYGKAQPGQPTLLYFHGNGGALEYRSVSIRRYLNRGRGIFMLSYRGYSGSTGLPSEVANIADAKLAYDALLNEGVSPRDVILYGESLGTGVAAQVATDKKVSGVILDSPFTSMVDLAEQFYPWLPVSLLLKDRYESLRYIRDVHAPIFVVHGEADDVVPVGMGRRVFAAANEPKEIVTLPGVGHAVHDETTFAIINGWIDKLRAAQATAAE, encoded by the coding sequence TTGCTCAAGACCATCATCATCATCGGCGTTGGACTTTACGCGGTCGCCTCTGCAGTGATGTACTATGCCCAACGCCGCTTCATCTATTTCCCGGAGCCATCCCGCACGCTTCCGCAGGCGGCCGGGCTTCCCGATGTTGCAGAGCGCATCCTCACGACGCCTGACGGCGAAAAGCTGATCGCCTGGTACGGCAAGGCGCAGCCCGGACAGCCGACGCTTCTCTATTTTCACGGCAACGGCGGCGCGCTCGAATACCGAAGTGTCAGCATCCGCCGCTATCTCAACCGCGGACGCGGCATCTTCATGCTGTCCTATCGCGGCTATAGCGGCTCGACCGGATTGCCGTCGGAAGTGGCGAACATCGCGGACGCCAAGCTCGCTTACGATGCGCTGCTCAACGAAGGCGTCAGCCCGCGCGACGTCATTCTTTATGGAGAGTCGCTCGGTACCGGCGTCGCCGCGCAGGTCGCGACCGACAAAAAAGTCTCGGGCGTGATCCTCGACAGCCCCTTCACGTCGATGGTGGATCTCGCCGAGCAATTCTATCCGTGGCTGCCGGTCAGCTTGCTGCTGAAGGATCGATACGAGTCGCTGCGCTACATCCGCGACGTCCACGCGCCGATCTTCGTCGTGCACGGCGAAGCCGACGACGTCGTGCCGGTCGGGATGGGCCGGCGTGTGTTCGCGGCCGCCAACGAGCCGAAGGAAATCGTCACGCTTCCGGGTGTCGGACATGCGGTGCACGACGAGACGACGTTTGCGATCATCAACGGCTGGATCGACAAGTTGCGCGCAGCGCAGGCGACCGCCGCGGAATGA